One window from the genome of Macadamia integrifolia cultivar HAES 741 unplaced genomic scaffold, SCU_Mint_v3 scaffold512, whole genome shotgun sequence encodes:
- the LOC122068985 gene encoding uncharacterized protein LOC122068985 isoform X2, whose amino-acid sequence MTFNLIEGIDVPVIEAKIAKYQEENAEQIIDARARKAEELAAALAASKGQPAQADTTVDGAPSQNSQAGGGGQGHYAPAIPGATLGQPRPTGMALQPVPVGGGLDMHGYAADDKEMMKVRAERGGRAGGWSAELGRKRAVEEAFASIWI is encoded by the exons ATGA CATTCAACTTGATTGAAGGCATAGATGTCCCTGTTATTGAAGCGAAGATTGCCAAGTATCAGGAAGAAAATGCAGAGCAGATAATCGATGCTCGAGCTCGCaag GCAGAAGAACTTGCAGCAGCTCTTGCTGCAAGCAAGGGACAACCTGCTCAGGCTGACACTACAGTTGATGGG GCTCCAAGTCAGAACTCTCAAGCAGGTGGTGGTGGGCAGGGGCATTATGCACCAGCTATTCCTGGGGCTACACTTGGACAACCACGACCAACAGGCATGGCCCTACAACCTGTCCCGGTTGGAGGTGGGCTTGATATGCATGGTTATGCAGCTGATGATAAAGAAATGATGAAGGTCCGAGCAGAGAGAGGTGGGAGGGCAGGTGGATGGAGTGCAGAATTGGGCAGGAAGAGGGCAGTTGAGGAAGCCTTTGCTAGCATCTGGATTTGA